A genomic region of Peromyscus eremicus chromosome 19, PerEre_H2_v1, whole genome shotgun sequence contains the following coding sequences:
- the LOC131896188 gene encoding eukaryotic translation initiation factor 1A has translation MPKNKGKGGKNRRRGKNENESEKRELVFKEDGQEYAQVIKMLGNGRLEAMCFDGVRRLCHIRGKLRKKVWINTSDIILIGLRDYQDNKADVILKYNADEARSLKAYGELPEHAKINETDTFGPGDDDEIQFDDIGDDDEDIDDI, from the coding sequence ATGCCGAAGAATAAAGGCAAAGGAGGCAAAAACAGGCGCAgaggtaaaaatgaaaatgaatctgAAAAAAGAGAGTTGGTGTTTAAAGAAGACGGGCAAGAGTATGCACAGGTGATCAAAATGCTGGGGAATGGGCGGTTGGAAGCCATGTGTTTCGACGGTGTAAGGAGGCTGTGCCACATCAGAGGCAAGCTGAGAAAAAAGGTTTGGATAAATACCTCAGACATCATATTGATTGGTCTTCGAGATTATCAAGACAACAAAGCTGATGTCATCTTGAAGTACAATGCAGATGAAGCGAGAAGTCTGAAGGCGTATGGAGAACTTCCAGAGCATGCGAAAATCAATGAGACGGACACATTTGGTCCTGGGGATGATGACGAAATCCAGTTTGATGATATTGGAGATGATGATGAAGACATTGATGATATCTAA